AACAGAATGTTCCTTAAGGAACTTAGACCCGCCAGATTATTGAGCACCAGGCTTTCATCGTCAAAATAGGTGAAACCGAAACTGACAGTCCTGAGATAGACCAAAAGTATCGACAGGGATATCAGAACCGGGGGCCAAGCGCCGTTCAACAACTTGCCGCCCGTTCTGCCTGATTTTTCCGTTGATTTATGACTGGAGGCAACTGCCATTTTTATCAATGGTTTAGTTTTTAATTATCCCAAAAAGCGCCGGTTTTTGCAACATAATTCTGCCGTTTTCTCCACCCTCCCATCGCGAATATCAGGACCATGCCGCAGGCGAACCCTCCAATGTGGGCGAACCAGGCCACCCCTCCGCCCTGCCCCCTCAACGGCAAACTGCCCAAGCCCAGCACCAGTTGCAGGATGATCCAAAAACCCAGCACCACCAGAGCCGGTATCTTGATGATCCGGATGAAGAAACCAAGGAATACCAGAGTCAGGACCCGAGCCTTGGGGTAAAGCAGGAAATACGCCCCCAACACACCGGCAATGGCTCCGGAAGCACCGACCATGGGAACGGCAGAGCCCGGGTCAGTGAGGATATGGGCCCAAGCCGCCCCGAATCCGCATAAAAGATAGAAGACCAGGTATTTGATATGCCCCAGGGCGTCCTCCACATTATCGCCGAAGATATAAAGATAAAGCATGTTACCCAGAAAATGGGCCCAGCCGGCATGAAGGAACATGGAGTATAAGATACTGGGCCAGCCCAAGGCTCCGTTCGCCATGACCTTTTCCGGCGCCGTCGCCGTCTGGAGAATGAAATGGTTCAAACCCGGCCCCAGGCTAAGTTCATAAAGGAAGGCCAGCGCATTAGCGGCGATCAGCAGGGTATTGATGAAAGAGAAGCTGGAAGAAACTATGTCATCTTTAAGCGGGATCATGTTTCGGCCTTTAGATTTTGAGCTGATAATGGGAGTTTGAATATTTTCGCTTTTTTCGCGGGATGAGCAACTTTAGGGACCTGGGTCTTCCCTTCAAACCCTTCCCCACATCCTACGCAGGCACCACTCTGCCGCCAAAAGCAGGCAGATGGCCAGTATGCCGAAGGTTAGATCGCTTGGTGAAGGATCCGGTGCCACAGGGATATTTATGTCCTTCTGCCATCCGCTGTCTTCAGGGATATCCCTTTCATCCCAGTATTTTCCCCCGCTGGCCGAGGCCATTGATTTCAGCAATCCTGCGTTCTGAATATGGTCCCGCATTTCATCTCTGCCCGGCTCCACAAAGAATTTTCCCTTGGCCGAAAAAATCTGTTTTCCGCCGTTCGGCTGAGCCGGGCCGAAGCCAAGTTCCAGACCGGTGGTGTAAGAATATTGGCCGGGTTCAAGGGATCCCAGTTCCGCCACAAAATCGCCGTTTCCCCAGTCGGCTAGTTTATATGTTGTTTTATGTCCAAAGCTGTCAGTAATGGCAACCGACCACTTGGCGCTTTTTCCTGGCTGACGGGAATAGTTTTTCCAGCGGCCGTTGAATTTGATCTCCTGCCCATGGGCATTGAGCATTCGCTCGGGCCCCGCTTCAAAACCGGACCCGTCACGGCCCAATACCCACTGCAGGCTGCTTTGCACCACCTCCCCGAACAGGGCGGTGTCCCGGCCGGCCCCGGCGGCCGCCAGCTTCCAGCGCCAAAGGTCTTCGGCCGAGATATGTACGATGCGTCCCAGGCCTTCTTCCGCCCTGGTCCACAAGGGATAGGTCTTTTTGTCGGGAGTTTGTAGACCGGCTAAAAGAATTATCTTGTCATCCCTGATACCGTAGTTTTTATTCAGGGTCAAAGGAGGCAGCCTTTTTAAGTCAGTCTCTCTGGAGGCCTCCAGCATCCCGGTGCTAAAAAGCTCCGGGGCCGGCCAGGCAGTGCCGATCACCGGCTTGATCTCCCGGCTGTAAGATATGGGGGCCAGCTGCCCGAGTATCCCGCTCTGACGGAAACTGCCCAGAAGGAAAAGTCCCCGGCCTTTTTGCCGTACCAGATTTACGATGGCTTGTTCCGCTGCGATTGGAATATCACCGGGCTTTATGTTTCCAATTATTATAGCGTCATATTTGTCCAGCGAATCAAGCTGGCCAGGAACATCCTGCTCCTGGGAAAGAATCCTTCTCCACCCCGGCTCCTGTTTTATAAGGATATCAGCGGTATAGGCGGGATTGAGACCTATTGCCTGCTGCCAGAATCTCAGATCCCATCCGGGATCAGAACAGATGAATAACAGTTTGAAATTCTTCTTGACCACGCTGATGACGGCGGAAGCCTGGTCCAGCCTTTGTTTGCCGGAGGTTTCCAAAAGAATGGCATAACGGTGAAGACCTTCCGGTTTGGGGATAATTATAAAGGACAACACCGTATCGCTTTTAAGGTCCAACCTCTTTTCCGCCAGTTTATCGTCATTCTCCCATAGGCTCACCCGGCCTCCGGTCAGCATCCCCTTAATACTCAGGCTGATCTCTGCCGGCTGACCGGCCTCGACCTCGTTATCGTTCCAGACATCGGTGATCAAGGCGTTTTTCAAGCCGCCGACCGGACCGAATCCGACGACGTAAACGGGAACACCGGCGGCGGCCACCCGGGCAGGATCTTCACCCCGGTTGTTGTTCCCATCCGATAAAAGCAGGATAGCCCCTGGCTTGTTCTTAAGCACCGAAGAAATGGCCTCGGACAAGTCTGTATATTGCACGGGCTGAAGCAGGTTGTCGGCCAGATCATCCCTCAGCCCACTGCCGGAAGTGCGTAGAGCCTTGATCCTGCTGCCCGGCAACGTCAGGGAGGAAACCTTGGCCAAAGCCCTCTGCCAGCGGTTTTGGGGCTGGCCGTCATTCAGGGTCATGCTTTGAGTGGCATCGGCCAGGACCAGCAGGCTTTGTTTTTCCCTGCCCCGCCATAGGGGAAAAAGGTCCAGCAGAACCAGGCCCAAAACAATGACCGCCCCCAGACGCAAGGCCAACAGCACCGCCCATTTGGACCGGGAAAGGCTAAAACGCTCCCGCCACCCTAGCGCCAAAGAGGCAGCCAGCAATATGATTGTCAACGTCCAGATCATGCTTTGATTATACTTTTAACCTTGGCTAAAGTCAACGTACAATTTTGTAAAGCTGCCATAAAAGAACATCCGCCCAGCCTTAAGGACAGAGCGGATGTTCACCAG
The sequence above is drawn from the candidate division TA06 bacterium genome and encodes:
- a CDS encoding rhomboid family intramembrane serine protease — its product is MIPLKDDIVSSSFSFINTLLIAANALAFLYELSLGPGLNHFILQTATAPEKVMANGALGWPSILYSMFLHAGWAHFLGNMLYLYIFGDNVEDALGHIKYLVFYLLCGFGAAWAHILTDPGSAVPMVGASGAIAGVLGAYFLLYPKARVLTLVFLGFFIRIIKIPALVVLGFWIILQLVLGLGSLPLRGQGGGVAWFAHIGGFACGMVLIFAMGGWRKRQNYVAKTGAFWDN